A single region of the Salvia miltiorrhiza cultivar Shanhuang (shh) chromosome 8, IMPLAD_Smil_shh, whole genome shotgun sequence genome encodes:
- the LOC131001273 gene encoding purple acid phosphatase 23 — protein sequence MDNLLFLALMITTTNKVFAASSHHIPTTLEGPFAPVTRRFDASLRRGSDDLPMDHPRLRKNVTSNFPEQIALALSTPSSLWVSWLTGDAQIGLNVTPLDPTTVASEVWYGKESGKYTAKKSGISLIYSQLYQFEGLLNYTSGIIHHVKIDGLEAKTKYYYKCGDSSIDAMSEEHVFETLPSPSSESYPCKIAVVGDLGLTSNSTTTIDHLITNDPCLVLMVGDLTYANQYLTTGGKGASCYSCAFPDSPIRETYQPRWDGWGRFMQAVTSRVPMMVIQGNHEIEPQANDLTFVSYMSRFSVPAEESGSDSKMYYSFDAGGVHFVMLGAYVDYNRTGEQYAWLKKDLENVDRGTTPWLVATWHPPWYNSYSSHYQEFECMRLQMEALLYLHGVDIVFSGHVHAYERMNRVYNYTLDPCGPVYITVGDGGNIEQVDVDHADEEGKCPSPSDNVPEFGGVCHTNFSFGAAQGKFCWETQPEWSAYRESSFGHGMLEVVNSTYALWTWHRNQDMYKENSRGDQIYVVRQPDLCLASSKKNGTSPALPPSNVAAAAFTSPLLLTILFHLVAVSLQTLSYVNTLIHHSLCMI from the exons ATGGATAACCTCCTGTTCTTAGCTCTGATGATCACGACCACAAACAAGGTGTTTGCAGCTTCATCTCACCACATTCCGACCACCCTAGAAGGCCCTTTTGCGCCGGTAACTCGCCGTTTCGACGCGTCGTTGCGCCGCGGCAGCGATGACTTGCCTATGGATCATCCTCGCCTGAGGAAGAATGTCACCTCTAATTTTCCTGAGCAGATTGCTCTTGCATTGTCCACTCCATCCTCACTCTGGGTTTCTTGGCTCACTG GGGATGCACAGATTGGGCTGAATGTGACACCACTTGATCCCACAACTGTGGCTAGTGAGGTGTGGTATGGCAAAGAGAGTGGTAAATACACTGCTAAAAAAAGTGGGATTTCTCTGATTTACAGTCAGCTTTATCAGTTTGAGGGGCTCTTGAATTACACCTCTGGCATCATTCATCATGTCAAAATTGATG GGCTTGAAGCTAAGACAAAATATTACTACAAGTGTGGGGATAGTTCCATAGATGCAATGAGTGAGGAGCATGTGTTTGAGACATTGCCATCACCTAGTTCTGAGAGTTACCCTTGTAAGATTGCAGTGGTTGGAGATTTAGGCCTCACTAGCAACTCCACCACCACCATTGACCATCTCATCACCAATGATCCTTGCCTGGTTTTGATGGTTGGCGACTTGACATACGCGAATCAGTATCTCACCACCGGAGGCAAGGGGGCCTCTTGCTACTCCTGCGCCTTTCCTGACTCGCCCATCAGAGAGACTTACCAGCCCCGTTGGGACGGGTGGGGAAG GTTTATGCAGGCCGTGACATCGAGGGTGCCTATGATGGTGATCCAAGGGAACCATGAGATTGAGCCTCAAGCTAATGACTTAACATTTGTCTCATATATGAGTAGATTTTCAGTCCCTGCAGAGGAGTCTGGTTCAGACAGCAAAATGTACTACTCCTTTGATGCAGGAGGTGTACATTTTGTGATGTTGGGAGCTTATGTGGACTACAATAGGACAG GTGAGCAGTATGCTTGGCTGAAGAAAGACCTGGAGAATGTGGACCGTGGAACGACCCCGTGGCTGGTGGCCACGTGGCATCCGCCGTGGTACAACAGCTACTCGTCTCACTATCAGGAGTTCGAGTGCATGAGGCTGCAAATGGAAGCGCTTCTGTATCTACATGGAGTTGACATTGTGTTTTCTGGTCAT GTGCACGCGTATGAGCGAATGAACCGGGTGTACAACTACACGTTGGATCCGTGTGGGCCCGTGTACATCACGGTTGGGGATGGGGGTAATATCGAGCAAGTAGATGTTGATCATGCAGATGAAGAGGGGAAATGCCCTTCTCCTAGTGACAATGTGCCCGAATTTGGGGGCGTGTGTCACACGAATTTCTCGTTTGGAGCAGCACAAGGCAAGTTTTGCTGGGAGACGCAGCCTGAGTGGAGTGCATACAGAGAAAGCAGCTTCGGACATGGCATGCTCGAG GTTGTGAACTCGACGTATGCGCTTTGGACATGGCATAGGAATCAGGATATGTACAAAGAAAACAGCCGCGGTGATCAGATTTACGTTGTTCGACAGCCTGACTTGTGTTTGGCTTCATCCAAG AAAAATGGAACATCCCCTGCTTTACCACCATCAaatgttgctgctgctgcttttACCAGTCCTCTGCTACTCACCATTTTGTTCCACTTGGTTGCTGTATCTCTCCAAACTCTCAGTTATGTGAATACTCTCATTCATCACTCACTTTGTATGATTTGA
- the LOC131001274 gene encoding UPF0481 protein At3g47200-like isoform X2: MAEESGKDELSVNIDEMLHEFSYTASRPSTPFIYRVTDSLRSTKETEYDPIIISIGPLHHGKHNLQAMEPLKMWYLKKLLGDSSVDSYVQAIRSNEQTARDFYAEKIELNTDELVKMLLLDAIFIIQFLREYDKELGVQESKGDPIFGFEHVKSHILRDLMLFENQIPMFIVRDLFQLSNHDNQEFKYLFWPLFQHRRDVPTVLPEAHHLLGLVHAVKFCSSVQQLLRRIDKPIEMENILSATELRAAGILFKKNPENENGKDPSLLDITFKNKTFCIAKLEMTDEMESWLRNMIAYEFYLPRNKPKCISDYAFFLKCLMCSSEDAELLRHYGVISNCLGGDARVYEVIDRLMTNVFTSKKFLYLGVFDSINNYSKRKRNRWFAVLRRHHFNNPWTVISVVAAAVLLSVGIVQMVIAILSFYHN, translated from the exons ATGGCAGAAGAATCAGGGAAGGATGAGCTGAGTGTCAACATTGATGAAATGCTCCATGAATTTTCCTACACAGCCTCAAGGCCCTCAACTCCCTTCATCTACAGAGTCACTGACAGCCTTCGCAGCACGAAAGAGACGGAGTATGATCCAATCATCATCTCCATCGGCCCGCTTCACCATGGAAAACACAACCTCCAAGCCATGGAGCCCCTCAAAATGTGGTACCTCAAGAAGCTACTTGGAGACTCCAGTGTTGACAGCTATGTGCAGGCCATAAGGAGCAACGAGCAAACTGCAAGAGATTTCTACGCAGAAAAGATTGAGCTCAATACTGACGAGTTGGTGAAAATGCTGCTTCTTGATGCCATCTTCATCATTCAGTTCTTGCGCGAGTACGACAAGGAGCTAGGGGTACAAGAGAGCAAGGGCGATCCCATCTTCGGATTTGAACATGTTAAGAGCCATATTCTTCGTGATCTAATGCTGTTCGAGAATCAAATCCCTATGTTCATTGTTAGAGACCTCTTCCAACTGTCCAATCATGATAACCAAGAGTTCAAATATCTGTTCTGGCCATTGTTCCAACATAGACGTGATGTGCCAACGGTATTGCCTGAAGCTCATCATCTCCTTGGCCTAGTTCATGCTGTCAAGTTTTGTTCCTCTGTTCAACAACTCTTGCGTAGAATTGATAAACCTATCGAGATGGAGAACATACTCTCTGCCACGGAGCTGAGAGCAGCAGGTATACTCTTCAAGAAGAACCCTGAGAATGAAAATGGAAAAGATCCTAGTTTGTTGGACATCACATTCAAGAACAAGACCTTTTGCATTGCTAAGTTAGAAATGACAGATGAAATGGAGTCGTGGCTCAGAAACATGATTGCATATGAATTCTATCTCCCAAGAAATAAGCCCAAGTGCATTAGTGACTACGCGTTCTTCCTGAAATGCCTAATGTGCAGCTCCGAGGATGCAGAGCTGCTGCGACACTATGGGGTGATCAGCAACTGTTTAGGTGGGGATGCTAGAGTTTATGAGGTTATAGACAGATTGATGACTAATGTGTTTACTTCCAAGAAGTTTTTGTATTTGGGCGTTTTTGATAGCATAAATAATTACAGTAAGCGAAAGAGGAACAGGTGGTTCGCGGTGTTGAGGCGTCACCACTTCAATAATCCATGGACTGTCATTTCCGTGGTTGCAGCTGCTGTTTTGCTCTCAGTTGGTATAGTGCAGATGGTGATTGCTATTCTCTCCTTTT ACCACAATTAG
- the LOC131001274 gene encoding UPF0481 protein At3g47200-like isoform X1: MAEESGKDELSVNIDEMLHEFSYTASRPSTPFIYRVTDSLRSTKETEYDPIIISIGPLHHGKHNLQAMEPLKMWYLKKLLGDSSVDSYVQAIRSNEQTARDFYAEKIELNTDELVKMLLLDAIFIIQFLREYDKELGVQESKGDPIFGFEHVKSHILRDLMLFENQIPMFIVRDLFQLSNHDNQEFKYLFWPLFQHRRDVPTVLPEAHHLLGLVHAVKFCSSVQQLLRRIDKPIEMENILSATELRAAGILFKKNPENENGKDPSLLDITFKNKTFCIAKLEMTDEMESWLRNMIAYEFYLPRNKPKCISDYAFFLKCLMCSSEDAELLRHYGVISNCLGGDARVYEVIDRLMTNVFTSKKFLYLGVFDSINNYSKRKRNRWFAVLRRHHFNNPWTVISVVAAAVLLSVGIVQMVIAILSFCKLSC; the protein is encoded by the coding sequence ATGGCAGAAGAATCAGGGAAGGATGAGCTGAGTGTCAACATTGATGAAATGCTCCATGAATTTTCCTACACAGCCTCAAGGCCCTCAACTCCCTTCATCTACAGAGTCACTGACAGCCTTCGCAGCACGAAAGAGACGGAGTATGATCCAATCATCATCTCCATCGGCCCGCTTCACCATGGAAAACACAACCTCCAAGCCATGGAGCCCCTCAAAATGTGGTACCTCAAGAAGCTACTTGGAGACTCCAGTGTTGACAGCTATGTGCAGGCCATAAGGAGCAACGAGCAAACTGCAAGAGATTTCTACGCAGAAAAGATTGAGCTCAATACTGACGAGTTGGTGAAAATGCTGCTTCTTGATGCCATCTTCATCATTCAGTTCTTGCGCGAGTACGACAAGGAGCTAGGGGTACAAGAGAGCAAGGGCGATCCCATCTTCGGATTTGAACATGTTAAGAGCCATATTCTTCGTGATCTAATGCTGTTCGAGAATCAAATCCCTATGTTCATTGTTAGAGACCTCTTCCAACTGTCCAATCATGATAACCAAGAGTTCAAATATCTGTTCTGGCCATTGTTCCAACATAGACGTGATGTGCCAACGGTATTGCCTGAAGCTCATCATCTCCTTGGCCTAGTTCATGCTGTCAAGTTTTGTTCCTCTGTTCAACAACTCTTGCGTAGAATTGATAAACCTATCGAGATGGAGAACATACTCTCTGCCACGGAGCTGAGAGCAGCAGGTATACTCTTCAAGAAGAACCCTGAGAATGAAAATGGAAAAGATCCTAGTTTGTTGGACATCACATTCAAGAACAAGACCTTTTGCATTGCTAAGTTAGAAATGACAGATGAAATGGAGTCGTGGCTCAGAAACATGATTGCATATGAATTCTATCTCCCAAGAAATAAGCCCAAGTGCATTAGTGACTACGCGTTCTTCCTGAAATGCCTAATGTGCAGCTCCGAGGATGCAGAGCTGCTGCGACACTATGGGGTGATCAGCAACTGTTTAGGTGGGGATGCTAGAGTTTATGAGGTTATAGACAGATTGATGACTAATGTGTTTACTTCCAAGAAGTTTTTGTATTTGGGCGTTTTTGATAGCATAAATAATTACAGTAAGCGAAAGAGGAACAGGTGGTTCGCGGTGTTGAGGCGTCACCACTTCAATAATCCATGGACTGTCATTTCCGTGGTTGCAGCTGCTGTTTTGCTCTCAGTTGGTATAGTGCAGATGGTGATTGCTATTCTCTCCTTTTGTAAGTTATCTTGCTAA